In one Moritella sp. 5 genomic region, the following are encoded:
- a CDS encoding GNAT family N-acetyltransferase yields the protein MLGNSTIEYPQPSGLRVTLATHNHWQVYQQDHVIFSGILISPTKFQLNREHLQGALLLPVCHAIFSTISTLECISLEAGNPLVNTDYMQRTSDGEYLLFKSMLWQLGELWLAQPESKPFPHMQVLDSAGYHPLRAHPLTGDLYHRYIPELKSWIKLRTLDIDRDLALFNRWQNDERVAAFWEQKGTLDEHRDYLQTQLNDPKNQIIIASFDDQPFAYFEVYWSKEDRIAPYYAAGDYDRGIHMLVGEDKHRGPHKVSAWLSSLCHYIYLSDPRTLRIVSEPRADNEKMINYLQQQHFSKQKEFSFSHKRAALMLQFRDSFFTQFKYT from the coding sequence ATGCTTGGTAATTCTACCATCGAGTACCCGCAGCCTTCTGGGCTGCGGGTGACGCTTGCTACACATAATCACTGGCAAGTTTACCAACAAGACCACGTTATATTTAGCGGCATTCTTATATCGCCGACTAAGTTTCAACTAAATAGAGAACATTTACAGGGGGCGTTATTGCTGCCTGTGTGTCATGCGATATTCAGTACTATCTCTACGCTTGAATGTATCAGTTTAGAGGCCGGAAATCCTTTGGTTAATACTGATTATATGCAAAGAACGTCGGATGGGGAATATTTGTTATTTAAGTCGATGTTATGGCAGTTAGGTGAGTTGTGGTTAGCACAGCCAGAATCTAAGCCATTTCCACATATGCAAGTTCTTGATAGTGCTGGTTATCACCCATTGCGAGCGCACCCACTGACTGGCGACCTATATCACCGATATATTCCAGAGTTAAAGTCGTGGATAAAGCTGCGAACACTTGATATTGACAGAGATTTAGCGCTTTTTAACCGCTGGCAAAATGATGAGCGTGTTGCGGCTTTCTGGGAACAAAAAGGAACATTAGATGAACACCGGGATTATTTGCAAACACAGTTAAACGATCCTAAAAATCAAATAATCATCGCTTCTTTTGACGACCAACCATTTGCTTATTTTGAAGTGTATTGGAGCAAAGAAGATCGGATCGCGCCTTATTATGCCGCCGGTGATTATGATCGTGGTATTCACATGCTTGTTGGAGAGGATAAACATCGAGGTCCGCATAAAGTATCAGCTTGGTTAAGCTCGTTGTGCCATTACATTTATTTATCTGATCCTCGTACATTGAGAATCGTCAGTGAGCCGAGAGCTGATAATGAAAAAATGATTAACTATTTACAACAGCAGCATTTCTCTAAGCAAAAAGAATTTTCATTTTCGCATAAACGAGCGGCGTTGATGCTGCAGTTTAGAGACAGTTTTTTTACTCAGTTTAAATATACATAA
- a CDS encoding FAD-dependent oxidoreductase, which produces MINNVPSTLKSKRIAVIGGGIAGSTIALRLAGLDINVTLFEEGVSLVNGPPVCHLHAGGNLYPDISDEQCLTLLEQSIATMKIYPHCINKRPTVIAIPQRDASNIETLLPRLELLTQRYKALVQADESNKVLGEPDDYYQMFTRHDLERLKKESQASEIAQFSDWMIPLAKTLDLDSIKFPLLMVQEYGLSLFRIAASTELSLNASRSCNLLVNNKVINVAYTADNTWLITHAENDKQTTTEVDYLINACGYRTGVIDDMADTPKERMVEFKAAYITHWEQSERWPEVVFHGERGTPEGMAQLTPYPDGYFQLHGMTEEITLFKNGLAKSTDDSAQPKLDKSFINKLVQGWDKEESDSRTQKAIHHISHFIPSFNNAITAGRPLFGAQQIPGNDVSLRAYDVSFEGLQYARAEIVKASSALTVADQIIHKLFDYSHEQLTECRNVNASFTALSESDINRLACEIAHDRNYPTSLAKI; this is translated from the coding sequence ATGATCAATAACGTACCGTCTACTTTAAAATCAAAACGCATTGCGGTTATCGGCGGTGGTATCGCTGGTAGTACTATCGCACTGCGTTTAGCTGGGTTAGACATAAATGTGACCTTATTTGAAGAAGGTGTTAGCTTAGTCAATGGCCCACCGGTATGTCATTTACATGCTGGCGGCAACCTTTACCCAGACATTTCCGACGAGCAATGCCTTACGTTATTAGAACAGTCAATCGCGACAATGAAGATCTACCCGCATTGCATCAATAAGCGTCCAACCGTAATTGCAATCCCTCAGCGCGATGCGAGTAACATAGAAACATTATTACCACGACTTGAATTGTTAACTCAACGTTACAAAGCGTTAGTTCAAGCCGATGAAAGTAATAAAGTACTCGGTGAACCCGACGATTATTACCAAATGTTTACCCGTCATGATCTCGAACGATTGAAAAAAGAATCACAAGCGTCTGAGATAGCGCAATTCTCCGACTGGATGATCCCGCTTGCCAAAACACTTGATCTCGATTCAATTAAATTTCCATTATTGATGGTTCAAGAGTACGGTTTAAGTTTATTCCGTATCGCAGCAAGTACAGAGCTTAGTTTGAATGCCTCAAGGTCTTGCAACTTACTGGTTAACAATAAAGTGATAAACGTTGCTTACACTGCGGATAACACCTGGTTAATCACACATGCTGAAAACGATAAACAGACAACAACCGAAGTTGATTATTTAATTAATGCTTGTGGTTATAGAACTGGTGTTATTGATGACATGGCAGATACACCAAAAGAACGAATGGTTGAATTTAAGGCTGCCTACATTACGCATTGGGAACAAAGTGAACGTTGGCCAGAAGTTGTCTTTCACGGCGAACGAGGGACACCTGAAGGTATGGCGCAATTAACACCTTACCCTGATGGCTATTTCCAATTACACGGAATGACTGAGGAAATCACATTATTTAAAAATGGCTTAGCTAAAAGTACCGATGACAGTGCCCAACCTAAACTAGATAAAAGCTTCATCAACAAGCTCGTCCAAGGTTGGGATAAAGAAGAGTCGGATAGCCGAACGCAAAAAGCGATTCACCATATCAGTCATTTTATCCCTAGCTTTAACAACGCAATAACCGCAGGAAGGCCATTATTTGGTGCGCAACAAATACCAGGTAATGATGTATCTCTACGCGCTTATGACGTCTCGTTTGAAGGGCTGCAATATGCTAGAGCCGAAATAGTTAAAGCATCGTCAGCACTCACAGTCGCCGATCAAATTATACATAAACTATTTGATTACTCACATGAGCAATTAACAGAGTGCCGTAATGTTAATGCAAGTTTTACGGCTTTATCTGAAAGTGATATCAATAGACTCGCTTGCGAGATTGCTCACGATAGAAATTACCCAACATCACTTGCTAAGATCTAA
- a CDS encoding LysE family translocator, with amino-acid sequence MSAIDLQLLALFIPTFFFVSITPGMCMTLSMTLGMTIGVKRSLHMMWGELLGVGLVAILAVIGVATIMLKYPSAFSALKYLGGSYLIYLGIQMWRSKGKLAISDSLGPESTVKPIQLASQGFVTAIANPKGWVFMISLLPPFINPTQALTPQLSVLVAIILITEFSCLLMYASGGQTLRLFLQKSNNVRLLNKIAGSLMVFVGIWLATG; translated from the coding sequence ATGTCCGCCATCGATTTACAGCTTTTAGCACTTTTTATCCCTACATTTTTCTTCGTTTCTATTACACCCGGTATGTGTATGACATTATCGATGACATTAGGCATGACGATTGGCGTAAAGCGCAGTCTGCACATGATGTGGGGAGAGTTATTGGGCGTAGGCTTGGTTGCTATTCTGGCTGTTATTGGTGTAGCAACGATTATGCTGAAATACCCTAGCGCATTTTCAGCTCTTAAATACCTCGGTGGTAGCTACCTTATTTACCTTGGTATTCAAATGTGGCGATCAAAGGGTAAACTCGCTATTTCTGATAGCCTAGGGCCTGAAAGCACAGTGAAGCCAATTCAATTAGCCAGCCAAGGCTTTGTGACTGCGATCGCGAACCCAAAAGGTTGGGTATTTATGATCTCGCTATTACCGCCTTTTATTAACCCTACCCAAGCATTAACGCCACAGCTATCCGTACTCGTTGCTATTATTCTGATTACTGAATTTAGCTGTTTATTAATGTATGCGAGCGGTGGACAAACATTGCGTCTCTTTTTACAGAAAAGTAATAATGTCCGCTTACTCAATAAAATCGCAGGCTCACTGATGGTCTTTGTCGGGATCTGGTTAGCAACGGGATAA
- the fhuF gene encoding siderophore-iron reductase FhuF, which yields MLFRPDCDETLDAEVLSEWSKYYFIRILAPVIVANVLLGHALPVRLSELELIFGNDGTVHGFVVEEQGTTITTTDVSRYDSLVEYNLKPLIESWALHFSVPIKILWVNAARYINWINVQLELAGMDGEICKTVNQLLEHRYINDKINPMFGCYRLKRIAGKSVKIRRNCCLRYRLPTTELCDDCPRLLEPK from the coding sequence GTGCTATTTAGACCTGATTGTGACGAGACCTTAGATGCAGAGGTTCTATCCGAATGGAGTAAATATTATTTTATTCGTATCTTAGCACCTGTTATCGTTGCTAATGTGCTACTAGGACATGCGTTACCTGTGCGTTTATCTGAGCTTGAATTAATTTTTGGCAACGATGGGACTGTCCATGGTTTTGTGGTTGAAGAACAAGGGACTACTATTACAACGACTGATGTGAGCCGTTATGATAGTTTAGTCGAATATAACTTAAAACCACTGATCGAGTCATGGGCATTACATTTCTCAGTACCGATTAAGATTCTATGGGTCAATGCTGCCAGATATATCAATTGGATTAATGTTCAACTCGAACTGGCTGGGATGGATGGTGAGATATGTAAAACAGTAAATCAATTATTAGAACATCGATATATAAATGACAAGATAAATCCGATGTTTGGATGTTATCGGTTAAAGCGAATAGCGGGTAAGTCTGTAAAAATAAGGCGTAATTGCTGTTTGCGTTATCGATTACCGACGACAGAGCTTTGTGATGACTGTCCAAGATTACTTGAACCCAAATAA
- a CDS encoding lysine N(6)-hydroxylase/L-ornithine N(5)-oxygenase family protein — MLDKATLYDVIGIGFGPANLAVAIAMQESSVNEQSMSYCFLEKKPAFEWHGGMLLDGTRMQISFLKDLVTQRNPSSNYTFVNYLHHHNRLNSFINLSSFSPSRIEFNDYLSWAASHFSEHVDYGANVVSVEPVEVEGEVNIVKVVSLNAQGTEDIRYTRNLIVGVGGAPKLPDQFLDHRSDKVIHSSGYKIWRKTFKTENNKPKVAIVGAGQSAAEIFVELCNDYPDGEINLVNRGRAIYPADDSPFVNEIFNPEFTDEIYSYAPEERNSVIQRYSGTNYSVVDKPEIEAIYERLYLQEVTGKGVHKYLPLHEISEVAIAKNHVAMRLRNTSTQAKVWHDYDAIVLATGYHYNSFNTLLDELKPWMHMDNVERCYRLPLKDGCNVNVFLQGCCESTHGLSDTLLSILAVRSQEIVNCLVERISESKSNVCV, encoded by the coding sequence ATGTTAGATAAAGCAACACTATATGATGTAATTGGCATCGGTTTTGGCCCCGCTAATTTAGCTGTGGCAATCGCAATGCAAGAGTCATCGGTGAATGAACAAAGCATGAGCTACTGTTTTCTAGAAAAGAAACCAGCATTTGAATGGCATGGCGGCATGTTGCTAGATGGCACAAGAATGCAGATATCTTTTTTGAAAGATTTAGTTACACAGCGTAATCCGTCAAGCAATTATACTTTTGTGAATTATTTACATCATCATAATCGATTAAATTCATTTATTAATCTCAGTTCGTTCTCACCTAGCAGAATAGAATTTAATGACTATTTATCTTGGGCGGCGAGTCATTTTTCAGAGCATGTAGATTATGGTGCTAATGTTGTTTCTGTTGAGCCAGTTGAAGTTGAAGGTGAAGTTAATATTGTTAAAGTAGTCTCGCTAAATGCGCAAGGCACTGAAGATATTCGTTATACCCGAAACCTCATTGTAGGGGTTGGGGGCGCACCTAAATTACCAGATCAATTTTTAGATCACCGTAGTGATAAAGTTATCCATTCTTCAGGGTATAAAATCTGGCGGAAGACGTTTAAAACCGAAAATAATAAGCCTAAAGTTGCTATTGTTGGCGCAGGGCAAAGTGCCGCAGAAATTTTTGTTGAATTATGTAACGACTATCCTGATGGTGAAATTAATCTGGTTAATAGAGGACGGGCGATTTATCCCGCAGATGATAGTCCATTTGTAAATGAGATATTTAATCCTGAGTTTACAGATGAAATTTATTCGTATGCACCTGAGGAACGTAATTCAGTGATCCAAAGGTACAGTGGTACTAATTATTCGGTTGTCGATAAACCAGAAATTGAAGCGATTTATGAGCGATTATACTTACAAGAAGTAACAGGTAAAGGTGTACATAAATATTTACCTTTACATGAGATATCTGAAGTCGCAATAGCTAAAAACCATGTCGCAATGAGGCTTCGTAATACCTCTACACAAGCTAAAGTTTGGCATGATTATGATGCTATTGTACTTGCTACAGGTTACCATTATAACAGTTTTAATACATTGCTTGATGAGTTAAAACCGTGGATGCATATGGATAATGTTGAACGTTGTTACCGCCTTCCTCTAAAAGATGGGTGTAACGTAAATGTATTTTTACAAGGTTGCTGTGAATCGACGCATGGCTTAAGTGATACCTTATTATCGATATTAGCGGTCAGGTCCCAAGAAATTGTGAATTGTTTAGTGGAACGGATCTCCGAATCTAAAAGCAATGTTTGTGTTTAG